In the Acropora muricata isolate sample 2 chromosome 1, ASM3666990v1, whole genome shotgun sequence genome, one interval contains:
- the LOC136913100 gene encoding dual serine/threonine and tyrosine protein kinase-like, which produces MATSKPNKIDEIHNIVEMAQVMTALGISSDGLTTLDEMRNRVKQSAIESSWTVGEAYSVLSEAKQEDEKKRKELLTLYEDAELRMKRLDKKILDLLEQYVGNVEEKMENQKERLKCKEYILLVAGETSSGKSSLINLIMGEELLPYSVLSNTSTICELKFGTERKMVAHFKDKDPKTGSDKKTIPLREHDSKTAVEEESYLQQISSLVHVKSDREKGSIYKKVELFWPHSLLQKGIVIVDSPGVGESNIMDRIVTEYLPKAFAFIYTINSSNAGGVQKDRLEHLLEEVRKLSFERGEGQLPSKCAIFVCNKWDQVPKNEVKMVKDDVVKKLQHCWPGLDHETQVIYMSTKNASTAQNLGIITDEFSCLMETVKMMVLRSIECQLEIHWRWLEYLLSRIIVQLKAFFSNASRNREEVNVKLDRIRQRLSAIQSEQKEIMPKLKQYSKRRTDEAIQELSQYLSTEEVKTRFTSWTLDEVPEVDGSWEVTEFQIMKVISGRLQAIIGQWEEDHQVFADARKSVLKHFQQRYNRVEAQLQNLQSAFIVDNNEVQQTFLPQAVLTTRDKVTIGVLSPIWIPLGLIAAVIGAPVVAIKAIKENVEDRKKIKKYEADKCAFMANVAAKCLEEAKCKPALEEFVKKQLQEVKICLQQIQVRIPQLIKADQMLCEQLIDEKQKTVVDCNLYKPNLEEFSKLKGDLAVFGFKEVLCNINRNELEWKEDASHSLGKGSFACVYKGMMNKRGGSQPVALKVCNQELNNHNASDVMAESELLRKLEHPHVVKFYGTSLLDDDGSTRVVLVMEKCKGSLKSHIFSQPEFIPGKSGPRAERIASLWVRQITKALNYIHGEGIVHRDLKLENILLSEDEKVKLTDVGTSKSATDITGTLAGTPVYMAPEVTRFHIYELSADIYSLGIMLWEMWYGQQVFSSVPVSSIQDLFAQVQDGLRPEHVPSYLPPSPSWRGLMEWCWSQDPKERPNAQQCKEAITKIIMPLP; this is translated from the exons ATGGCGACCAGCAAACCGAACAAAATTGACGAAATCCATAACATAGTGGAAATGGCTCAAGTAATGACCGCGCTTGGGATCTCAAGCGACGGGTTGACAACATTGGATGAAATGAGAAATAGAGTGAAACAGTCAGCAATAGAATCTAGTTGGACTGTTGGAGAG GCATACTCCGTTTTGTCTGAGGCAAAACaagaagatgaaaaaaaaaggaaggagcTCCTGACACTGTACGAAGACGCTGAACTGCGAATGAAGAGATTGGATAAGAAAATCCTTGATTTACTGGAACAGTATGTTGGAAACGTCGAAGAGAAGATGGAAAATCAAAAAGAGCGACTTAAATGCAAAGAGTATATTCTGCTTGTGGCAG GTGAGACTAGTTCAGGAAAAAGCAGTTTGATCAATCTAATTATGGGAGAAGAACTTCTTCCATATTCTGTTCTTAGTAACACTTCCACAATATGTGAACTAAAGTTTGGAACAGAACGCAAAATGGTGGCCCATTTTAAGGACAAGGATCCAAAGACGGGATCAGACAAAAAGACTATTCCTTTACGAGAGCATGATTCCAAAACAGCAGTTGAGGAGGAAAGCTACCTTCAGCAGATTTCATCTTTGGTTCACGTGAAGAGCGATCGCGAGAAAGGCTCAATATACAAGAAGGTTGAACTATTTTGGCCTCACAGTCTATTGCAG AAAGGCATTGTTATAGTAGACAGTCCAGGAGTTGGGGAGTCAAATATCATGGACAGGATCGTCACCGAGTATCTGCCAAAAGCCTTTGCCTTCATTTATACCATAAACAGTTCCAATGCCGGAGGAGTTCAAAAAGACAGA cTTGAACACCTGTTGGAAGAAGTTAGAAAATTATCATTTGAACGAGGAGAAGGTCAACTGCCGTCAAAGTGTGctatttttgtttgcaataaATGGGACCAAGTACCAAAGAACGAAGTGAAAATGGTTAAGGATGACGTAGTCAAAAAGCTGCAACATTGCTGGCCCGGCCTTGATCATGAAACGCAGGTCATCTACATGTCCACCAAGAAtgccagcacagcacaaaaccTGGGAATTATTACCGACGAGTTTTCCTGTTTGATGGAAACAGTTAAAATGATGGTTTTGAGGAGCATTGAATGTCAACTGGAAATTCATTGGAG GTGGTTGGAATACCTTCTTTCACGAATAATTGTTCAACTCAAGGCGTTTTTTTCAAATGCATCCAGAAATCGTGAAGAGGTCAATGTTAAATTGGACAGAATTCGCCAACGCCTGTCGGCCATTCAGTCGGAGCAGAAAGAAATTATGCCGAAACTTAAACAGTACTCAAAACGGCGCACTGATGAAGCCATACAGGAACTATCCCAATATCTCTCTACTGAAGAAGTGAAAACCCGCTTCACTTCATGGACATTGGATGAGGTACCGGAAGTAGATGGTTCGTGGGAAGTGACCGAATTCCAGATCATGAAAGTGATTTCAGGACGACTTCAAGCCATCATTGGGCAATGGGAAGAGGATCATCAGGTCTTCGCAGACGCTCGCAAATCCGTCCTAAAACACTTTCAACAGCGTTACAATCGTGTTGAGGCACAACTACAGAATTTACAGAGCGCCTTTATAGTCGACAACAATGAGGTCCAACAAACGTTTCTACCGCAAGCAGTCCTTACTACTCGTGACAAGGTCACTATTGGCGTTTTAAGTCCAATCTGGATTCCACTTGGTCTCATCGCTGCGGTGATTGGTGCTCCAGTTGTGGCCATCAAGGCTATCAAAGAAAATGTAGAAGATAGAAAGAAGATTAAAAAATACGAGGCAGACAAGTGTGCTTTCATGGCCAACGTAGCCGCAAAATGTTTAGAAGAGGCCAAGTGTAAACCTGCTCTTGAGGAGTTCGTGAAGAAACAATTACAAGAAGTAAAGATCTGTCTTCAACAGATCCAAGTTCGCATTCCTCAGTTGATAAAAGCCGACCAGATGTTATGTGAACAACTCATAgatgaaaagcaaaaaacagtGGTGGATTGTAATCTCTACAAGCCAAATTTGGAAGAGTTTTCCAAGCTCAAAGGAGATCTCGCAGTATTCGGATTCAAAGAAGTCTTATGCAACATCAATAGAAACGAATTGGAATGGAAAGAAGACGCATCCCACAGCCTTGGCAAAGGTTCATTTGCCTGTGTGTACAAAGGAATGATGAACAAGCGGGGAGGTTCTCAACCTGTAGCTCTTAAAGTGTGTAATCAGGAACTCAACAACCATAACGCAAGCGACGTTATGGCAGAGAGTGAACTTCTGAG AAAACTGGAACACCCTCACGTGGTAAAATTTTACGGAACATCGTTATTGGATGATGATGGCTCGACGAGGGTCGTTTTAGTGATGGAAAAGTGCAAAGGCAGCTTAAAGAGCCACATTTTTAGCCAACCAGAATTTATTCCCGGGAAAAGCGGACCAAGAGCTGAGAGAATCGCTTCTCTATGGGTGAGGCAGATCACAAAAGCTCTAAATTACATACATGGAGAAGGAATTGTTCATCGGGATCTCAAGTTGGAAAACATCTTG CTATCTGAAGACGAAAAAGTCAAACTCACTGACGTTGGTACATCCAAATCCGCAACTGACATAACAGGCACTTTGGCAGGAACTCCTGTTTACATGGCACCTGAGGTGACTCGTTTCCACATTTACGAACTCAGCGCAGATATCTACAGCTTGGGAATCATGCTGTGGGAGATGTGGTATGGACAACAAGTATTCTCAAGTGTCCCAGTATCTTCAATACAAGATTTGTTTGCCCAAGTGCAAGACGGCCTTCGCCCAGAGCATGTGCCAAGTTATTTACCCCCATCTCCTTCTTGGAGAGGGCTGATGGAGTGGTGCTGGAGTCAAGATCCAAAGGAACGCCCCAATGCCCAACAATGCAAAGAGGCCATAACTAAGATCATAATGCCATTACCCTAA
- the LOC136912999 gene encoding uncharacterized protein isoform X1 codes for MATGTQKTIDDIDDIMEMAQAMNALGISCKGLKTLDQMKDKVTTSLHQTANKPSWTAKKAFAILSEAKDEHTRKRQILLTLYKDAEQCLEDMDDNILSLLQTNVGNIEENVKNHKFQLAREEYFLLVAGETSSGKSSLINLIMGEELLPYSVLSTTSTICELKFGTERKIVAHFKDKDPDTGLPTKIIQLKEKPNTTSEKQSYLQQISPFVHVKSDREKGSIYKKIELFWPHDLLQKGIVIIDSPGVGESDIMDEIVTEYLPRAFAFIYTINSPNAGGVQKDRLEKLLENVRNTFLDGKWQLPAKCALFVCNKWDQVPENEDKEVRCHIVKKLKQSWPNLDPSTQITFMSTLNATTAQNLGIVTEEFSSLMEGIKSMVLQGIECRMEIHWRWLDFLLSRIIFQAKAFISNALRDRREVSTKMTKILERLAAIETQQNKVMEELTEYLVERVDDALTQLSKYLSTEDVRKSFTSWTLDDAPKAEMSWEATENLIKKTLSRRLRDIIEQWEEDNKVFSTARESLIKHFQQRYNFVEEQLRNLQGVVIDDNDIADNVGGHGASNTDSSLTVAQKVVVGVTSPLWVPLSLVALVIGAPVVGIMALTEKLQDKKKLKAFKEDRCAFMTKESAEYLRSVNDSLGLLMFVKAQLREAALCLDRIKARIPELIQADKMLCEQLNDETRGKKQVLDLYQPILNMASVLRGNLAVFGFKEVFGEEISLKTLDWQEDESHRLGCGAFAVVYKGIMTKYGRKQPVALKVYSEALHAMNACEIMAEVELLRKLNHPSIVKFHGSSLLRDNREPRMILVMEKCKESLKSRLYGKPEHCPGKSRNPEVFKAVCNWAIQITEALDYIHKQGIIHRDLKLDNILLSQDDRVKVTDVGVSKHAVDVTGTLAGTPVYIAPEVFRSEIYEFSADIYSLGIILWEMWYGQPPFTNIKFKNLTEFGNLVNEGRRPGHDNDNKCKQLHPSWEALLAMCWGKDPTKRPTAKKCKELITELYKTLQ; via the exons ATGGCCACGGGTACACAGAAAACTATCGACGATATCGACGACATTATGGAAATGGCTCAAGCGATGAACGCGCTTGGGATCTCATGCAAAGGTCTGAAAACGCTGGATCAAATGAAAGATAAAGTAACAACAAGTCTCCACCAAACGGCAAATAAGCCAAGTTGGACTGCTAAGAAG GCCTTCGCCATTTTGTCTGAAGCCAAGGACGAACATACAAGGAAAAGGCAAATATTACTGACTTTGTACAAGGACGCAGAACAGTGCTTGGAGGATATGGATGATAATATCCTTTCTTTACTGCAAACCAACGTTGGCAACATTGAAGAGAACGTCAAAAACCACAAATTTCAACTGGCCCGCGAGGAATACTTTTTGCTTGTGGCAGGT GAGACTAGTTCAGGAAAAAGCAGTTTGATCAACCTAATTATGGGAGAAGAACTTCTTCCATATTCTGTTCTTAGTACAACTTCCACCATATGTGAACTTAAGTTTGGAACAGAACGCAAAATTGTAGCCCACTTCAAGGACAAGGATCCAGACACGGGATTGCCAACCAAAATCattcaattaaaagaaaaaccaaacaCGACCTCAGAAAAGCAAAGCTACCTTCAACAGATTTCACCTTTTGTCCACGTCAAGAGCGATCGCGAGAAGGGCTCAATATACAAGAAGATTGAACTATTTTGGCCTCATGATCTACTACAG AAAGGAATAGTTATTATTGATAGTCCTGGTGTTGGAGAGTCTGACATTATGGACGAGATCGTCACTGAGTACCTCCCTCGAGCCTTTGCTTTTATTTACACCATTAACAGTCCCAATGCCGGAGGAGTTCAGAAAGACAGA CTTGAAAAGTTGCTGGAAAATGTTAGGAATACATTTCTCGATGGGAAGTGGCAATTGCCGGCAAAGTGTGCCCTTTTCGTTTGCAATAAATGGGACCAAGTACCGGAAAACGAGGATAAGGAGGTAAGATGTCACATAGTCAAGAAGCTGAAACAAAGTTGGCCCAACCTAGATCCTTCGACACAGATCACCTTCATGTCCACCTTAAATGCCACCACTGCGCAAAACCTTGGTATCGTTACAGAGGAATTTTCTTCGTTGATGGAAGGAATAAAATCCATGGTTTTGCAAGGCATCGAATGCCGGATGGAAATACACTGGAG GTGGTTGGATTTTCTTCTCTCTCGGATAATTTTCCAAGCAAAAGCATTCATCTCAAACGCTTTGAGAGATCGACGGGAGGTATCCACTAAAATGACAAAGATTCTAGAACGCTTGGCGGCCATTGAAACACAGCAAAACAAAGTAATGGAAGAACTTACAGAATACTTAGTTGAGCGGGTTGATGATGCTCTAACGCAGCTCTCTAAATATCTCTCTACGGAAGACGTCAGGAAGAGCTTTACCTCATGGACCCTGGACGACGCCCCGAAAGCAGAAATGTCTTGGGAAGCGACCGAAAACCTGATCAAGAAAACACTTTCAAGACGACTGCGAGACATCATTGAGCAATGGGAAGAGGATAACAAAGTATTTTCAACTGCTAGAGAATCCCTCATAAAACACTTTCAGCAGCGTTACAATTTTGTCGAGGAGCAATTGCGGAATCTTCAGGGTGTTGTCATCGATGATAATGACATCGCTGATAACGTTGGTGGCCATGGAGCGAGCAACACAGATAGTAGTCTTACAGTTGCCCAGAAGGTCGTAGTTGGAGTTACAAGTCCACTATGGGTTCCCCTTAGCTTAGTCGCTTTGGTGATTGGTGCTCCAGTTGTAGGCATTATGGCTTTAACGGAAAAGTTGCAAgataaaaagaaattgaaggCATTCAAAGAAGACAGGTGTGCTTTCATGACGAAGGAGTCAGCAGAATATCTCCGATCTGTCAATGATAGCCTCGGTCTTCTAATGTTCGTAAAAGCACAACTTCGAGAAGCCGCGCTGTGTCTTGACAGGATTAAAGCCCGCATCCCAGAGCTGATCCAAGCTGACAAAATGTTATGTGAGCAACTCAACGACGAGACACGTGGGAAAAAGCAGGTACTTGATCTCTATCAGCCTATACTGAACATGGCATCTGTGCTAAGAGGCAATCTAGCAGTATTTGGATTCAAGGAAGTGTTTGGCGAGGAAATCAGCCTCAAGACATTGGACTGGCAAGAGGATGAATCCCATCGCCTTGGCTGTGGTGCATTTGCTGTTGTGTACAAAGGAATTATGACCAAATATGGACGCAAGCAACCTGTTGCACTGAAGGTGTACAGCGAGGCACTCCATGCCATGAACGCCTGCGAAATCATGGCAGAGGTTGAACTTTTGAG GAAATTGAACCACCCCTCCATTGTTAAGTTCCACGGTTCATCCCTGCTACGCGATAATAGAGAACCGAGGATGATTTTAGTCATGGAAAAGTGCAAGGAGAGCTTGAAGAGTCGACTTTACGGGAAACCAGAACATTGTCCAGGAAAAAGTAGAAATCCTGAAGTCTTCAAAGCAGTTTGCAACTGGGCAATACAGATCACCGAAGCTCTGGATTACATACATAAGCAAGGAATTATCCACAGAGACCTTAAGCTGGACAACATCTTG TTATCACAAGACGACAGAGTGAAGGTCACGGACGTTGGTGTATCCAAACATGCCGTTGACGTAACAGGCACTTTGGCAGGAACTCCTGTTTACATAGCACCTGAGGTATTTCGTTCCGAGATATACGAATTCAGCGCAGATATCTACAGCCTGGGCATTATACTCTGGGAGATGTGGTACGGACAACCGCcctttacgaatatcaagtttaaAAATTTGACAGAGTTTGGTAATCTTGTGAACGAAGGTCGTCGTCCAGGGCATGACAATGACAACAAGTGCAAGCAACTTCATCCATCCTGGGAAGCGCTGCTGGCGATGTGCTGGGGAAAAGATCCAACTAAGCGACCCACCGCGAAAAAATGCAAAGAGCTTATAACTGAACTGTATAAAACGCTCCAATGA
- the LOC136912999 gene encoding uncharacterized protein isoform X2: MATGTQKTIDDIDDIMEMAQAMNALGISCKGLKTLDQMKDKVTTSLHQTANKPSWTAKKKGIVIIDSPGVGESDIMDEIVTEYLPRAFAFIYTINSPNAGGVQKDRLEKLLENVRNTFLDGKWQLPAKCALFVCNKWDQVPENEDKEVRCHIVKKLKQSWPNLDPSTQITFMSTLNATTAQNLGIVTEEFSSLMEGIKSMVLQGIECRMEIHWRWLDFLLSRIIFQAKAFISNALRDRREVSTKMTKILERLAAIETQQNKVMEELTEYLVERVDDALTQLSKYLSTEDVRKSFTSWTLDDAPKAEMSWEATENLIKKTLSRRLRDIIEQWEEDNKVFSTARESLIKHFQQRYNFVEEQLRNLQGVVIDDNDIADNVGGHGASNTDSSLTVAQKVVVGVTSPLWVPLSLVALVIGAPVVGIMALTEKLQDKKKLKAFKEDRCAFMTKESAEYLRSVNDSLGLLMFVKAQLREAALCLDRIKARIPELIQADKMLCEQLNDETRGKKQVLDLYQPILNMASVLRGNLAVFGFKEVFGEEISLKTLDWQEDESHRLGCGAFAVVYKGIMTKYGRKQPVALKVYSEALHAMNACEIMAEVELLRKLNHPSIVKFHGSSLLRDNREPRMILVMEKCKESLKSRLYGKPEHCPGKSRNPEVFKAVCNWAIQITEALDYIHKQGIIHRDLKLDNILLSQDDRVKVTDVGVSKHAVDVTGTLAGTPVYIAPEVFRSEIYEFSADIYSLGIILWEMWYGQPPFTNIKFKNLTEFGNLVNEGRRPGHDNDNKCKQLHPSWEALLAMCWGKDPTKRPTAKKCKELITELYKTLQ, encoded by the exons ATGGCCACGGGTACACAGAAAACTATCGACGATATCGACGACATTATGGAAATGGCTCAAGCGATGAACGCGCTTGGGATCTCATGCAAAGGTCTGAAAACGCTGGATCAAATGAAAGATAAAGTAACAACAAGTCTCCACCAAACGGCAAATAAGCCAAGTTGGACTGCTAAGAAG AAAGGAATAGTTATTATTGATAGTCCTGGTGTTGGAGAGTCTGACATTATGGACGAGATCGTCACTGAGTACCTCCCTCGAGCCTTTGCTTTTATTTACACCATTAACAGTCCCAATGCCGGAGGAGTTCAGAAAGACAGA CTTGAAAAGTTGCTGGAAAATGTTAGGAATACATTTCTCGATGGGAAGTGGCAATTGCCGGCAAAGTGTGCCCTTTTCGTTTGCAATAAATGGGACCAAGTACCGGAAAACGAGGATAAGGAGGTAAGATGTCACATAGTCAAGAAGCTGAAACAAAGTTGGCCCAACCTAGATCCTTCGACACAGATCACCTTCATGTCCACCTTAAATGCCACCACTGCGCAAAACCTTGGTATCGTTACAGAGGAATTTTCTTCGTTGATGGAAGGAATAAAATCCATGGTTTTGCAAGGCATCGAATGCCGGATGGAAATACACTGGAG GTGGTTGGATTTTCTTCTCTCTCGGATAATTTTCCAAGCAAAAGCATTCATCTCAAACGCTTTGAGAGATCGACGGGAGGTATCCACTAAAATGACAAAGATTCTAGAACGCTTGGCGGCCATTGAAACACAGCAAAACAAAGTAATGGAAGAACTTACAGAATACTTAGTTGAGCGGGTTGATGATGCTCTAACGCAGCTCTCTAAATATCTCTCTACGGAAGACGTCAGGAAGAGCTTTACCTCATGGACCCTGGACGACGCCCCGAAAGCAGAAATGTCTTGGGAAGCGACCGAAAACCTGATCAAGAAAACACTTTCAAGACGACTGCGAGACATCATTGAGCAATGGGAAGAGGATAACAAAGTATTTTCAACTGCTAGAGAATCCCTCATAAAACACTTTCAGCAGCGTTACAATTTTGTCGAGGAGCAATTGCGGAATCTTCAGGGTGTTGTCATCGATGATAATGACATCGCTGATAACGTTGGTGGCCATGGAGCGAGCAACACAGATAGTAGTCTTACAGTTGCCCAGAAGGTCGTAGTTGGAGTTACAAGTCCACTATGGGTTCCCCTTAGCTTAGTCGCTTTGGTGATTGGTGCTCCAGTTGTAGGCATTATGGCTTTAACGGAAAAGTTGCAAgataaaaagaaattgaaggCATTCAAAGAAGACAGGTGTGCTTTCATGACGAAGGAGTCAGCAGAATATCTCCGATCTGTCAATGATAGCCTCGGTCTTCTAATGTTCGTAAAAGCACAACTTCGAGAAGCCGCGCTGTGTCTTGACAGGATTAAAGCCCGCATCCCAGAGCTGATCCAAGCTGACAAAATGTTATGTGAGCAACTCAACGACGAGACACGTGGGAAAAAGCAGGTACTTGATCTCTATCAGCCTATACTGAACATGGCATCTGTGCTAAGAGGCAATCTAGCAGTATTTGGATTCAAGGAAGTGTTTGGCGAGGAAATCAGCCTCAAGACATTGGACTGGCAAGAGGATGAATCCCATCGCCTTGGCTGTGGTGCATTTGCTGTTGTGTACAAAGGAATTATGACCAAATATGGACGCAAGCAACCTGTTGCACTGAAGGTGTACAGCGAGGCACTCCATGCCATGAACGCCTGCGAAATCATGGCAGAGGTTGAACTTTTGAG GAAATTGAACCACCCCTCCATTGTTAAGTTCCACGGTTCATCCCTGCTACGCGATAATAGAGAACCGAGGATGATTTTAGTCATGGAAAAGTGCAAGGAGAGCTTGAAGAGTCGACTTTACGGGAAACCAGAACATTGTCCAGGAAAAAGTAGAAATCCTGAAGTCTTCAAAGCAGTTTGCAACTGGGCAATACAGATCACCGAAGCTCTGGATTACATACATAAGCAAGGAATTATCCACAGAGACCTTAAGCTGGACAACATCTTG TTATCACAAGACGACAGAGTGAAGGTCACGGACGTTGGTGTATCCAAACATGCCGTTGACGTAACAGGCACTTTGGCAGGAACTCCTGTTTACATAGCACCTGAGGTATTTCGTTCCGAGATATACGAATTCAGCGCAGATATCTACAGCCTGGGCATTATACTCTGGGAGATGTGGTACGGACAACCGCcctttacgaatatcaagtttaaAAATTTGACAGAGTTTGGTAATCTTGTGAACGAAGGTCGTCGTCCAGGGCATGACAATGACAACAAGTGCAAGCAACTTCATCCATCCTGGGAAGCGCTGCTGGCGATGTGCTGGGGAAAAGATCCAACTAAGCGACCCACCGCGAAAAAATGCAAAGAGCTTATAACTGAACTGTATAAAACGCTCCAATGA